In Gadus chalcogrammus isolate NIFS_2021 chromosome 23, NIFS_Gcha_1.0, whole genome shotgun sequence, a genomic segment contains:
- the LOC130377565 gene encoding beta-1,4-galactosyltransferase 1-like, protein MNRLLRIFLIVVLLAVSFMLAVWLNNDHSYTHDHRYGELSLTAGMIPEEQKESIVSRFNGSSPLPPCPPTPPRLEGPLRIEFEWSRSMSDVRKASRENLQEGGRFKPLDCISQHKVAVIIPYRNRKDHLKHWLYYLHPILKRQQVDYGVYVINQHGEGTFNRAKLLNVGYVESLKEYAYDCFVFSDVDLVPMDDRNLYRCHGEPRHMAAAMDKFGFKMPYKNYFGGVVALSREQYMRINGFPNNYWGWGAEDDDMHNRITLKGMAVSRPDSRVGMYKMVRHLRDTHNEVNPQNPGQLTNTARTMDTDGINSLIYSLIKIEKDELYTMIDVDIHAPN, encoded by the exons ATGAACAGACTTTTAaggatcttcctcatcgtcgtGTTGTTGGCTGTGTCGTTTATGCTTGCAGTTTGGCTAAATAACGATCACTCCTATACACATGACCACCGATATGGTGAACTAAGCCTTACGGCAGGTATGATACCTGAAGAACAGAAAGAGTCAATTGTCTCGAGGTTCAACGGCAGCTCTCCATTGCCTCCTTGTCCCCCTACACCTCCCCGGCTGGAGGGTCCACTCAGGATAGAGTTCGAGTGGAGCCGGTCAATGAGCGATGTACGGAAAGCGAGTCGTGAAAATCTTCAGGAGGGAGGTCGATTCAAGCCACTGGATTGCATCTCTCAGCATAAG GTGGCCGTCATCATCCCCTACCGCAACCGCAAGGACCACCTGAAGCACTGGCTCTACTACCTGCACCCCATCCTCAAGCGGCAGCAGGTGGACTACGGCGTGTACGTCATCAACCAGCACGGCGAGGGCACCTTCAACCGCGCCAAGCTGCTCAACGTGGGCTACGTGGAGTCCCTCAAGGAGTACGCCTACGACTGCTTCGTCTTCTCCGACGTGGACCTGGTGCCCATGGACGACCGCAACCTGTACCGTTGCCACGGCGAGCCCCGGCACATGGCGGCGGCCATGGACAAGTTCGGCTTCAAGATGCCTTACAAAAACTACTTTGGCGGCGTGGTGGCCCTCAGCAGGGAGCAGTACATGCGCATCAACGGCTTCCCCAATAACTACTGGGGCTGGGGCGCCGAGGATGACGACATGCACAACCGCATCACCCTCAAGGGCATGGCGGTGTCCCGGCCCGACTCCAGGGTGGGCATGTACAAGATGGTGAGGCACCTAAGGGACACCCACAACGAGGTGAACCCGCAAAACCCGGGCCAGCTGACTAACACGGCGAGGACCATGGACACTGACGGGATCAACTCCCTGATTTACTCCCTTATCAAGATCGAGAAGGATGAGTTGTACACGATGATCGACGTGGACATCCATGCGCCGAAttga
- the amer2 gene encoding APC membrane recruitment protein 2: MEVQSECGEPPADPQPTGKINKAAFKLFGKRRTGSGMAGFFSFRNKGAVSNGNPSSSENGHGSTAATAAAAAAEPAAPVELVRSKTHDGLPTGKSFSFFSFLRRGSLRTAESGGAGLARRGRGLKGLFSSMRWRRSRDRTSEADGGGGAGAAAAADEAREVEVAQVDITLTLEPLPHRPLEDASDPEPCAHHQTHDSSPGSVSPQFAASADDAGADSSSPAFPYTPTDSPLHEPRGPEARAGSGGAASLATPQPERRCGAVAADPPSEPSVDRLCSLLFTDVTSLKSFDSLTGCGDIIADTEEEVLSGANGGSGTSSSSSGGGGNGNGNGNGASAEEGATGRRTAPTSQGSPARRPLPSSQLTRSAFSSIASSPPPSLPSRAQVSPPQPEHVTGSGVVAYMGGGEEMASPEGVDDADMQGLWHMLPSTGDNSPALLRPHQGATTARKTPQVKTLGLSKIPVVGAAGSRGTAKPPPPAAHHHTYGARQPTSPGEKELLSDEGYWDTPTATPTATPVDEGIQRSERIILSRDSCSGDNLYDLYNDPEEEDKEDDLSSTPSPSTEYKLSPSSQTTPPSSSSSPPSFRSLKGSTSLPRDSKIPLSVRQSPPPPHSVSQSSLPSVLEASAAQPKTQAPPPARTRIPVSKVPVRRSGQNKPGNASRGTAHRK; the protein is encoded by the exons ATGGAGGTGCAGTCGGAGTGCGGGGAGCCTCCCGCTGACCCCCAGCCCACGGGGAAGATCAACAAAGCCGCCTTCAAGCTCTTCGGCAAACGACGCACCGGCTCGGGGATGGCCGGCTTCTTCTCCTTCAGGAACAAAGGAGCCGTGAGCAACGGGAATCCTTCCTCCTCGGAGAACGGCCACGGATCAACGGCggcaacggcggcggcggcggcggcggaacCAGCGGCCCCTGTGGAGCTGGTGCGGAGCAAGACCCACGACGGGCTCCCCACGGG CAAGTCCTTCagcttcttctccttcctccgcCGCGGCAGCCTGAGAACCGCCGagagcgggggggcggggctggcccggcgggggcggggcctgaagGGCTTGTTCAGCAGCATGCGCTGGAGACGCAGCCGGGATAGGACGAGCGAGGCGgacgggggcggcggggcgggggcggcggcagcggcggacgAGGCCCGGGAGGTGGAGGTCGCCCAGGTGGACATCACGCTGACCCTGGAGCCCCTGCCTCACCGGCCCCTGGAGGACGCCTCGGACCCCGAGCCGTGTGCCCACCACCAGACCCACGACTCCTCCCCCGGCAGCGTCTCGCCGCAGTTCGCCGCCTCGGCGGACGACGCCGGCGCCGACTCCTCCAGCCCCGCCTTCCCCTACACGCCCACCGACTCGCCGCTGCACGAGCCCCGAGGCCCCGAGGCCCGTGCCGGCTCCGGGGGCGCCGCGTCGCTCGCCACGCCGCAGCCGGAGCGCCGCTGCGGTGCCGTGGCGGCCGACCCGCCGTCGGAGCCGTCGGTGGACCGCCTCTGCTCGCTGCTCTTCACCGACGTCACCTCGCTCAAGAGCTTCGACTCGCTCACCGGCTGCGGCGACATCATCGCCGACACCGAGGAGGAAGTGCTGAGCGGGGCCAACGGCGGCAGcggcaccagcagcagcagcagcggcggcggcggcaacgGCAACGGCAACGGGAACGGCGCCAGCGCGGAGGAAGGAGCCACGGGCAGGAGAACGGCGCCCACCTCTCAGGGATCTCCGGCCAGGCGCCCGCTGCCCTCCTCCCAGTTGACCCGCTCCGCCTTCTCCTCCATCGCCAGCTCGCCGCCGCCCTCGCTGCCGTCCCGGGCGCAGGTCTCCCCCCCGCAGCCGGAGCACGTGACGGGCAGCGGCGTGGTCGCCTacatgggaggaggggaggagatggcCAGCCCGGAAGGGGTGGACGACGCCGACATGCAGGGGCTGTGGCACATGCTGCCCTCCACCGGGGACAACTCCCCGGCTCTTCTCAGACCCCACCAGGGAGCCACTACCGCCCGCAAGACCCCCCAGGTGAAGACCCTGGGCCTCAGCAAGATCCCCGTGGTCGGAGCGGCAGGGAGCCGCGGCACGGCGAAGCCCCCCCCACCAGCGGCCCACCATCACACGTACGGCGCCCGCCAGCCCACCTCGCCCGGCGAGAAGGAGCTGCTCAGCGACGAGGGGTACTGGGACACGCCCACCGCCACGCCCACCGCCACGCCGGTCGACGAGGGGATCCAGCGCAGCGAGAGGATCATCCTGTCGCGGGACAGCTGCTCAGGGGACAACCTCTACGACCTCTACAACGACCCGGAGGAAGAGGACAAGGAGGACGACCTGTCCAGCACGCCGTCCCCCTCGACCGAATACAAACTCAGCCCCTCTTCGCAGACCACCCCgccgtcgtcctcctcgtcgcCCCCGTCCTTCCGCTCGCTGAAGGGGAGCACCAGCCTGCCCCGGGACTCCAAGATCCCCCTGAGCGTCCGGCAGTCCCCACCGCCGCCGCACTCCGTCAGCCAATCGTCCCTCCCCTCCGTCCTGGAAGCCAGCGCCGCGCAACCAAAGacccaggctcctccccccgcACGCACGAGAATCCCCGTCTCCAAAGTGCCCGTACGGCGCTCCGGACAGAACAAACCGGGAAACGCTTCCAGGGGTACCGCCCACAGGAAGTAG